CTCTCTTTACAATTCCGTCCCTGCAAAACTCTAACTCtcttctcatttttttttcatcctcTTTCCTCACTTCCACGCATTTGCACCTGCACTCTGTTACTTTACTTAACTTTTTATAGATGCCTTCTAGGACCTCCTCCTGCCTCtcaatcattatttttctcaTCTGCTCCAATTTTCTTTCCCACGGCTCTTCTCCTGCGTCACCATCACTTTCTCCTGCACTTTGATTTCTTGCTACTGTGTCGCTTCCTTTAGATTCTTCTGCTTTTTTCTTCTCCATTTCCCTTATCTTCACTGTTTCgtcatcatttattttatctttttcatCATTAACGTTAGTCTTTCCTCCCTCCTCATTTCTATTCCTTTCACTTTCTTGTTGCTCTACATTTCTTTCTTCACCTGTTCCCTTTAGTGGCGTTCTTTTAATTTCATAGCTCGTTTTGAATCCcgttatatatttttccatgGCTCCTTTCATTTCCCCTCTTTTGAAATCTCGCGCCACTTTTCTATCCTTTGCCGGCCTTCCCCTCTTACTTTTTTCACGCCCCGCGCTTGCGCTTCGTTCGCTTCGTTCATTCGCCTTCTTACCCTCCTCCCCGTCAATTTTCAGACCATGAGTCTCCATCTTCAGCCCATTCCTCTGAACTGTTTTCATCATTTTCGCTTTTATAATCTCCCTAACCTCAAAAGCGGCTTCCTGTCCGCATTTTCACCTCATATTTTCTTGGTCTTTTGCATATCCACTCCTTAGTTTTTCACTTTCCCTTTATTCACTCCTTATCTCCTCTTTTACTTGACCTATTTTccgctttttttatttcctatatcttatttatttttgcttcTTTCACTCACACTA
Above is a genomic segment from Cotesia glomerata isolate CgM1 unplaced genomic scaffold, MPM_Cglom_v2.3 scaffold_306, whole genome shotgun sequence containing:
- the LOC123274346 gene encoding golgin subfamily A member 6-like protein 22 produces the protein MMKTVQRNGLKMETHGLKIDGEEGKKANERSERSASAGREKSKRGRPAKDRKVARDFKRGEMKGAMEKYITGFKTSYEIKRTPLKGTGEERNVEQQESERNRNEEGGKTNVNDEKDKINDDETVKIREMEKKKAEESKGSDTVARNQSAGESDGDAGEEPWERKLEQMRKIMIERQEEVLEGIYKKLSKVTECRCKCVEVRKEDEKKMRRELEFCRDGIVKREKMLIDKEAEIERLTETLKIETDMKHELEENLRKEKEKRRSNKRDRGKEEDKEKYRKWEEVMMEMEKRLKIRILRRSTTLIRRGQIRVECTNMREKKEIMENRRIMKGTGIWIMEEKTKRERDVELWIRKIAKLEQYNGSEVEIDEKRLKIEGNWKSWNEKKGDLVD